One window of the Etheostoma spectabile isolate EspeVRDwgs_2016 chromosome 16, UIUC_Espe_1.0, whole genome shotgun sequence genome contains the following:
- the arhgap24 gene encoding rho GTPase-activating protein 24 isoform X6 produces the protein MPLTVEKNPLLIGLSGSSNTDVHTVASLLKLYLRELPEPVVPFHMYDDFLACAKLLSKDDEMGMKELKKLVENLPPVNYNLLKYICRFLDEVQSYSGVNKMSVQNLATVFGPNILRPKVEDPVAIMEGTVLVQQLMAVLIGRQDVFFPLDEDSPTALELVNNNIELQRRQATTTTSAITTVSQNAENNNTQTVRQCVWEAPESPSHRQHVDNSGSPRSASPRNGVIGRFDITRSPPLTVKKNPAFSKGSGIVTNGSFSSSPSSDPNQEKSPTLTGGGGSLPVRRSGTLKGSGTKMGTSGVTGGSSSGGNATGVVRMGISGTDIVTGSLNGRNGHWVTNGCVTLRENNKTRDCPNGDQTSNQNRLSTYDNVQLNHQNVQQQNHITNTCLNSSCEDKQSVDSATWSTSSCEISLPDNSTSCRSSTTTCPEQDFYGGQYEDVDGPPQDNEPPQPGRGREGEGRNSHREGSGGGAGRSSRGTSSSDNSDVYTVGNGPGSHSALHSLVASLKQEMHKQKTEYEARIKSLEQRNLDLETEMVSLNEELDQERKKYTMAEIKLRNAERAKDDAERRNQMLQNEMEQFFSTFSDLTATGNTTVPDPRRPDRNNTIWIK, from the exons GACTATCAGGATCCAG TAACACAGACGTGCATACAGTTGCCTCTCTACTGAAGCTGTATCTCAGAGAGCTGCCGGAGCCCGTCGTCCCCTTCCACATGTATGATGATTTTCTGGCCTGCGCCAAGCTCCTCAGCAAAGATGATGAAATG GGTATGAAGGAGTTGAAAAAGCTTGTGGAAAATCTACCTCCAGTGAACTACAACCTTCTCAAGTACATCTGCAG ATTTCTAGATGAAGTCCAGTCATATTCAGGAGTGAATAAAATGAGCGTCCAAAACTTGGCCACAGTCTTTGGGCCAAATATCTTGAGGCCAAAAGTCGAGGATCCAGTCGCTATTATGGAAG GTACTGTTCTGGTCCAGCAGCTCATGGCCGTTTTGATTGGCCGGCAGGACGTGTTCTTCCCTCTGGATGAGGACAGCCCCACGGCCCTTGAGCTCGTCAACAACAATATTGAGCTACAACGGCGACAAGCCACCACTACTACCTCTGCGATCACTACAGTATCTCAGAACGCCgagaacaacaacacacagacggTGCGGCAATGTGTTTGGGAAGCACCGGAGTCTCCGTCGCATCGCCAACACGTGGACAACAGTGGCTCCCCGCGATCAGCAAGCCCTCGTAATGGTGTCATAGGACGCTTTGACATCACTCGCAGTCCACCACTGACTGTTAAAAAGAACCCTGCTTTCAGTAAAGGGAGTGGGATTGTTACAAATGGCTCCTTCAGCTCCTCGCCATCTTCAGACCCCAATCAAGAGAAGAGCCCGACTTTGACTGGTGGTGGTGGGAGTTTACCGGTGCGGCGCAGCGGAACGCTCAAAGGCTCCGGCACGAAAATGGGCACCAGTGGCGTGACAGGTGGAAGCAGCTCCGGCGGGAATGCGACTGGAGTTGTGCGCATGGGCATTTCCGGCACTGATATCGTCACAGGGAGTCTGAACGGCCGCAACGGTCATTGGGTAACAAATGGCTGCGTCACTTTAcgagaaaacaacaaaacgcGTGACTGCCCCAATGGGGATCAAACATCCAATCAAAACCGTCTGTCCACGTATGACAATGTCCAGTTAAACCATCAGAACGTGCAGCAGCAGAACCACATCACCAACACGTGTCTGAACAGCAGCTGCGAGGACAAGCAGAGCGTAGACAGCGCCACCTGGTCCACTTCCTCCTGTGAAATCTCTCTTCCTGACAACTCCACTTCCTGTCGCTCCTCCACCACTACCTGCCCTGAGCAGGACTTTTATGGAGGTCAATATGAAGACGTGGATGGACCACCACAGGACAATGAGCCTCCCCAGCCtggcagaggaagagaaggggAGGGCAGGAACAGCCACAGAGAAGGAAGTGGAGGTGGAGCAGGAAGGAGCAGTCGGGGCACCAGCAGTAGTGATAATAGTGATGTTTACACTGTTGGCAATGGCCCCGGCAGTCACAGTGCTCTGCACAGTTTAGTGGCGAGTCTCAAACAGGAGATGCACAAGCAGAAGACAGAGTATGAGGCCAGGATAAAGAG CTTGGAGCAGCGTAACCTGGACCTGGAGACAGAGATGGTAAGCCTCAATGAAGAGCTGGACCAGGAGAGAAAAAAGTACACCATGGCGGAGATCAAGCTGCGCAACGCCGAGCGTGCCAAGGATGACGCTGAGCGGCGGAATCAGATGCTACAGAACGAGATGGAGCAGTTTTTCTCCACGTTTAGTGACCTCACTGCGACTGGCAACACCACAGTCCCCGACCCCCGCAGACCAGATCGTAACAACACCATCTGGATAAAGTGA